A stretch of Gambusia affinis linkage group LG10, SWU_Gaff_1.0, whole genome shotgun sequence DNA encodes these proteins:
- the LOC122839131 gene encoding tubulin alpha-1B chain-like: protein MRECISIHIGQAGVQIGNACWELYCLEHGIQPDGLMPSDKTAGRGDDSFNTFFSETGSGKHVPRAVYVDLEPTVIDEVRTGTYHQLFHPEQLISGKEDAANNYARGHYTIGKEIIDPVLDRIRKLADQCNGLQGFLVFHSFGGGTGSGFTSLLMERLSVDYGKKSKLEFSVYPAPQVSTAVVEPYNSILTTHTTLEHSDCAFMVDNEAIYDICCRNLDIERPTYTNLNRLMSQIVSSITASLRFDGALNVDLTEFQTNLVPYPRIHFPLVTYAPVISAEKAYHEQLTVAEITNACFEPANQMVKCDPRHGKYMACCLLYRGDVVPKDVNAAIANIKTKRTIQFVDWCPTGFKVGINYQPPTVVPGGDMAKVQRAVCMLSNTTAIAEAWARLDHKFDLMYAKRAFVHWYVGEGMEEGEFSEAREDMAALEKDYEEVGTDSIEGEGEEEGGEY, encoded by the exons ATG CGTGAGTGTATTTCCATCCATATTGGTCAGGCCGGAGTCCAGATTGGCAATGCCTGCTGGGAGCTGTATTGTCTGGAACATGGCATCCAGCCGGATGGTCTGATGCCGAGTGATAAGACCGCAGGAAGAGGAGACGACTCCTTCAATACCTTCTTCAGTGAGACCGGTTCTGGAAAGCACGTCCCCCGGGCTGTGTATGTGGACCTGGAGCCCACTGTCATTG ATGAGGTGCGCACTGGCACCTACCACCAGCTATTCCACCCTGAGCAGCTGATCAGTGGTAAGGAGGACGCTGCCAACAATTACGCTCGTGGGCACTACACCATCGGAAAGGAGATCATCGATCCTGTTTTGGATAGGATTCGCAAACTG GCTGACCAGTGTAATGGTCTTCAGGGCTTCCTGGTTTTCCACAGCTTCGGTGGAGGCACTGGCTCTGGTTTCACCTCCCTACTGATGGAGCGCCTGTCTGTCGACTACGGCAAGAAATCCAAGCTGGAGTTCTCTGTCTACCCGGCTCCGCAGGTGTCCACAGCCGTGGTGGAGCCTTACAACTCCATCCTGACCACCCACACCACCCTGGAGCACTCGGACTGCGCCTTCATGGTGGACAACGAGGCCATCTACGACATCTGCTGTCGGAACCTGGACATCGAGCGCCCCACCTACACCAACCTAAACAGACTGATGAGTCAGATCGTGTCCTCCATCACGGCTTCTCTTCGATTCGACGGCGCGCTCAACGTGGATCTGACCGAGTTCCAGACCAACTTGGTGCCTTATCCACGTATCCACTTCCCTCTGGTCACCTATGCCCCTGTCATCTCTGCCGAGAAGGCTTACCATGAGCAGCTGACCGTAGCTGAAATCACCAACGCTTGCTTTgagccagccaatcagatggTGAAATGTGACCCTCGCCACGGCAAGTACATGGCCTGCTGCCTTTTGTACCGTGGAGATGTGGTGCCCAAAGATGTCAACGCTGCCATTGCCAACATCAAAACCAAGCGCACCATCCAGTTTGTGGACTGGTGCCCCACTGGTTTCAAGGTGGGCATCAACTACCAGCCTCCCACTGTGGTTCCTGGTGGAGACATGGCCAAGGTCCAGAGGGCTGTGTGCATGTTGAGCAACACCACGGCCATTGCAGAGGCCTGGGCTCGGCTCGACCACAAGTTTGATCTGATGTACGCCAAGCGAGCCTTCGTTCATTGGTATGTGGGTGAGGGCATGGAGGAGGGAGAGTTCTCCGAGGCCAGGGAGGACATGGCTGCCCTGGAGAAGGATTATGAAGAGGTCGGTACCGATTCTATTGAAGGGGAGGGTgaggaagaaggaggagaaTATTGA
- the LOC122839133 gene encoding interferon-induced protein 44-like: protein MATLNPLLSRNHQRIICSQLGNVKLKLLYKATVHGFTGAAFHQRCDNRAPTVSVGYNTTGYVFGGYANQPFTQTGQWVNDNQAFVFSFTGGKLQKYPCINAPNALLMRGNSGPNFGNVLVLINGNQQVIHSAPGNYYNFNAAEMHGNDLKLTECEVYQVEESTELEKPWRTVVWESKKRTELMESIKTYKPTVSSVSQARVLLIGQVGAGKSSFFNSINSVFRGHVTSQAIAGSSSTSLTTQFRTYSVKAGREGKPLPIILCDTMGLEESKGAGLDVEDISSILKGHMPNCYQFNPTAPLHTESHGYRKSPALKDKIHCVAYVIDATKVSIMPPKLEEKMEVIRRKVNLLGIPQLVLLTKVDEACPLVKDDLRNIYNSGYIKDLMEEVSVRVGVPLSCVVPVKNYSGELELDLNCDILVLSAVVQMLRFVDNHFDDLSDRLSSAECHD, encoded by the exons ATGGCCACTCTGAACCCACTGCTCTCCAGGAACCATCAGAGAATCATCTGCTCTCAACTGGGAAATGTCAAACTGAAGCTGCTCTACAAAGCCACCGTCCACGGCTTTACTGGTGCTGCCTTCCACCAGAGATGTGACAACCGGGCGCCCACTGTGTCTGTGGGCTACAACACCACTGGTTATGTGTTTGGAGGCTACGCCAACCAACCATTCACTCAGACTGGACAGTGGGTGAACGATAACcaggcttttgtttttagttttactggTGGAAAACTCCAGAAATACCCCTGTATTAATGCTCCAAATGCACTCCTAATGCGAGGAAACTCTGGTCCTAATTTTGGAAACGTACTGGTTCTTATCAATGGAAACCAACAAGTGATACACAGCGCTCCGGGGAATTATTACAACTTCAATGCTGCAGAAATGCATGGAAATGACCTGAAGCTGACTGAATGTGAAGTTTACCAGGTGGAAG AATCCACTGAACTTGAGAAGCCCTGGAGGACTGTCGTCTGGGAATCTAA GAAGAGGACGGAGCTGATGGAGAGCATCAAAACCTACAAACCCACAGTCAGTTCTGTGTCCCAGGCTCGGGTTTTGCTCATTGGACAGGTCGGAGCCGGAAAGTCCAGCTTCTTCAACTCCATCAACTCTGTATTCAGAGGTCATGTCACCAGCCAGGCCATCGCTGGCAGCTCTTCCACCAGCCTCACCACTCAG TTTCGGACCTACTCTGTGAAAGCTGGACGAGAAGGCAAACCCCTGCCAATCATCCTGTGTGACACCATGGGCCTGGAGGAAAGCAAAGGGGCGGGGCTTGATGTGGAGGACATCAGCAGCATCCTTAAGGGACATATGCCGAATTGTTACCAG TTCAACCCCACTGCTCCTCTTCATACTGAGTCTCACGGCTATCGCAAGTCTCCGGCCCTCAAAGACAAGATCCACTGTGTGGCTTATGTTATTGATGCCACCAAGGTCTCCATTATGCCACCAAAGCTGGAGGAGAAGATGGAAGTCATCCGCAGAAAGGTTAACCTGTTGG GGATTCCTCAGCTGGTTCTGCTCACTAAAGTGGATGAAGCTTGTCCTTTGGTGAAAGACGATCTGAGAAACATCTATAACAGCGGATACATCAAGGACTTA ATGGAGGAGGTCAGCGTCAGGGTGGGCGTGCCGCTGTCCTGCGTTGTTCCAGTCAAGAACTACAGCGGGGAGCTGGAGCTGGACTTGAACTGCGACATCCTGGTACTCAGCGCCGTCGTCCAGATGCTCCGGTTCGTCGATAACCACTTCGATGACCTCAGTGACCGACTGAGCAGCGCCGAATGCCACGATTAA
- the rabgap1l gene encoding rab GTPase-activating protein 1-like isoform X3, with amino-acid sequence MMQEVSIMVAYDAHVVNRPGEEDTLACLVAHSKPLRSFRPVVPTKKLKKFEKEYQMLRESQLQQEDPIDRYQKENRRLQEASMRLEQENDDLAHELVTSKIALRNDLDQAEDKADVLNKELLSTKQRLVETEEEKRRHEEETAQLKEVFRRELEKAEMEIKKTTAIIAEYKQICSQLSTRLEKQQAATKEELDIVRNKVMSCEHCRELFSPLGSLQASSPGGDGTSSEPLDEEKDGLTEQLRQLELELAQTKLQLVEAKCRIQELEHQRGVLMTEIQAAKNSWFSKTLGSLKSSASSSSSSVSQTPSSPKDGPA; translated from the exons ATGATGCAGGAGGTGTCCATCATGGTGGCCTACGACGCTCATGTAGTGAATCGTCCGGGCGAGGAGGACACCTTGGCTTGTTTGGTTGCTCACTCTAAACCGCTGCGATCTTTCAGACCTGTG gttCCAaccaaaaagctgaaaaagtttgagaaggAGTATCAGATGCTGAGAGAGAGCCAGCTGCAACAAGAAGACCCCATCGATCGATACCAG aaagAGAACCGGCGTCTACAAGAAGCCAGTATGAGGCTGGAGCAGGAGAATGACGATCTGGCACATGAGCTGGTCACCAGTAAGATCGCCCTGCGGAACGATCTGGACCAG GCTGAAGACAAGGCCGATGTCTTGAACAAAGAGCTGCTGAGCACCAAACAACGGCTGGTggagacggaggaggagaagaggcgGCATGAGGAGGAGACCGCTCAG CTGAAGGAGGTTTTCAGGCGGGAACTGGAGAAAGCAGAGATGGAGATCAAGAAAACCACCGCCATCATAGCTGAGTACAAACAG ATCTGCTCCCAGCTGAGCACCAGGCTGGAAAAACAGCAGGCGGCGACTAAAGAGGAGCTCGACATCGTCAGG AATAAAGTGATGAGCTGCGAACACTGCAGAGAGCTGTTCAGCCCTTTGGGCTCCCTGCAGGCTTCGTCCCCCGGCGGCGACGGGACGTCCAGCGAGCCTCTGGACGAGGAGAAGGACGGACTGACGGAGCAGCTCAggcagctggagctggagctggcTCAGACCaagctgcagctggtggagGCAAAGTGCCGAATCCAG GAGCTGGAGCATCAGCGCGGCGTCCTGATGACTGAAATCCAAGCTGCTAAGAACTCGTGGTTCAGCAAGACTCTGGGCTCTCTGAAGAGCTCGGCCTCCTCGTCCTCCAGCTCCGTGTCCCAGACTCCGTCCTCTCCGAAGGACGGGCCCGCCTAG